In a genomic window of Kluyveromyces marxianus DMKU3-1042 DNA, complete genome, chromosome 7:
- the SSL2 gene encoding TFIIH/NER complex ATPase/helicase subunit SSL2, whose protein sequence is MEDEVDERPYHTRSRGRKDKLVQDAVFSDDSLVTDDEEYGDIAPEIDDNVLDEEEEEELREELMKSGDSAPKVNPLLSRKSKKSALSGGSSKAAAAAAAAAAGSGMNHKLAQKDDFLHAHLDDIPPDFEPDVVSGMFKSNDFSYLKLKPDHASRPLWISPNDGRVILESFSPLAEQAQDFLVTIAEPVSRPSHIHEYRITAYSLYAAVSVGLETEDIISVLDRLSKVPVAPSIVNFIKSATVSYGKVKLVIKHNRYFVETSQADILQMLLNDPIIGNLRIDTDAAIDAAAAKKKLTDSAIETQGVNPNDVKAVFSAVVGSNKELEEEDDDIDAVHAFEIDNASVEIVKKRCQELDYPVLEEYDFRNDHRNPDLDIDLKPSTQIRPYQEKSLSKMFGNGRARSGIIVLPCGAGKTLVGITAACTIKKSVIVLCTSSVSVMQWRQQFLQWCTLQPENVAVFTSDNKEMFQTESGLVVSTYSMVANTRNRSYDSQKVMDFLTGREWGFIILDEVHVVPAAMFRRVVSTIAAHAKLGLTATLVREDDKISDLNFLIGPKLYEANWMELSQKGHIANVQCAEVWCPMTAEFYQEYLRENARKRMLLYIMNPTKFQAAQFLIQYHERRGDKIIVFSDNVYALQEYALKLGKPFIYGSTPQQERMNILQNFQYNDQINTIFLSKVGDTSIDLPEATCLIQISSHYGSRRQEAQRLGRILRAKRRNDEGFNAFFYSLVSKDTQEMYYSTKRQAFLVDQGYAFKVITHLHGMENLPNLAYSSARERRELLQEVLLKNEEAAGIEVGDDNDNYIWKNGGKNKKARNKSRAVRSEGSLAGLAGGEDMAYLEYSSNKNKDLRDHHPLIRKMYYKSANK, encoded by the coding sequence ATGGAAGATGAGGTAGACGAACGTCCATATCACACTAGAAGTAGGGGTAGAAAGGACAAATTAGTGCAGGACGCTGTGTTTTCTGACGACTCCTTGGTGacagatgatgaggaaTACGGGGATATTGCGCCTGAAATAGACGATAATGTGCTAGAtgaagaggaggaggaggagcTCAGGGAGGAGCTCATGAAATCTGGAGACTCGGCTCCTAAGGTGAACCCGTTATTGTCTAGAAAGAGTAAAAAAAGTGCGTTATCGGGAGGTTCTTCAaaggcagcagcagctgctgctgcagctgctgctggtaGTGGGATGAACCATAAGCTAGCACAGAAGGATGACTTTTTACATGCACATCTGGATGATATTCCTCCGGATTTTGAGCCGGATGTGGTTTCTGGGATGTTCAAGTCTAATGACTTTAGttatttgaaattgaaaccGGACCATGCGTCTCGCCCACTTTGGATCTCTCCTAATGACGGACGGGTGATCTTGGAATCATTTTCGCCGCTAGCTGAACAAGCACAGGATTTCCTTGTTACGATCGCAGAACCGGTGTCAAGACCTTCGCATATCCACGAATACAGAATTACGGCATATTCGCTTTATGCCGCAGTTTCTGTTGGTTTGGAGACAGAGGATATCATCTCGGTTTTAGATAGATTATCCAAGGTCCCAGTGGCACCCTCAATTGTGAACTTCATCAAGAGTGCTACTGTGTCGTACGGTAAGGTCAAATTAGTTATCAAGCACAATAGATATTTCGTTGAAACGTCGCAGGCAGACATCTTGCAGATGTTGTTGAACGATCCGATCATTGGGAATTTGAGAATCGATACTGATGCAGCAATCGacgcagcagcagcaaaaaagaaactaacGGATAGCGCCATTGAAACCCAAGGTGTGAACCCGAACGACGTGAAGGCCGTGTTTTCTGCGGTTGTGGGTTCTAATAAAGAATtagaggaagaagatgacgatATCGATGCCGTGCATgcatttgaaattgataacGCCTCCGTCGAAATCGTGAAGAAAAGATGTCAAGAACTCGATTACCCAGTGTTGGAAGAGTACGATTTCAGAAACGATCACAGAAATCCAGATTTGGATATCGATTTGAAACCATCTACACAGATCAGACCATACCAGGAAAAGTCATTGAGTAAGATGTTTGGTAATGGTCGTGCCAGAAGTGGTATCATCGTGTTGCCCTGTGGTGCAGGGAAAACCTTGGTCGGTATCACGGCTGCCTGTACCATTAAGAAATCTGTCATTGTGCTCTGTACTTCGTCTGTGTCTGTTATGCAATGGAGACAACAGTTCCTTCAGTGGTGTACTTTGCAACCGGAAAATGTTGCAGTCTTTACGTCGGATAACAAGGAAATGTTCCAAACAGAGTCTGGTCTCGTGGTCTCAACCTATTCAATGGTGGCTAACACAAGAAATAGGTCTTATGACTCGCAAAAAGTTATGGACTTCTTAACCGGTAGAGAATGGGGGTTCATCATCTTAGATGAAGTGCATGTGGTTCCAGCTGCCATGTTCAGAAGAGTCGTTTCTACTATCGCAGCACATGCAAAATTGGGTCTAACGGCTACTTTGGTTCGTGAAGATGACAAGATTAGTgatttgaatttcttgattGGTCCAAAGTTATACGAAGCCAACTGGATGGAACTCTCACAGAAAGGTCACATTGCCAATGTCCAGTGTGCTGAAGTTTGGTGTCCGATGACAGCAGAGTTCTACCAGGAGTATTTGAGAGAAAACGCTAGAAAGAGAATGTTGTTATACATCATGAACCCAACTAAGTTCCAAGCTGCCCAGTTCTTGATTCAATACCACGAAAGAAGAGGTGACAAGATTATCGTGTTTTCGGATAACGTTTATGCGCTCCAAGAATATGCCTTGAAGCTCGGTAAACCTTTCATTTATGGATCCACTCCTCAACAAGAACGTATGAACATTCTTCAGAATTTCCAATATAATGACCAAATCAATACAATTTTCTTATCGAAGGTTGGTGACACCTCGATTGATTTGCCTGAGGCTACATGTTTAATTCAAATATCCTCGCATTACGGTTCTAGACGTCAAGAAGCCCAAAGACTAGGTAGAATTTTAAGAGCTAAGAGGCGTAACGACGAAGGTTTCAACGCTTTCTTCTATTCGTTGGTCTCGAAAGATACCCAAGAAATGTATTACTCTACCAAGAGACAAGCTTTCTTAGTCGATCAAGGTTATGCTTTCAAAGTTATTACTCATCTTCACGGTATGGAAAACTTACCAAACTTGGCTTATTCATCTGCTAGAGAACGTAGAGAACTACTACAAGAAGTTCTTCtcaaaaatgaagaagcagcTGGTATCGAAGTTGGTGATGACAACGATAATTACATATGGAAGAATGGAGgtaaaaacaagaaggcAAGGAATAAGTCTAGAGCCGTCAGAAGTGAAGGTTCTTTGGCTGGTTTGGCTGGTGGTGAGGATATGGCATACCTTGAATACAGCtctaataaaaataaggaCTTGAGGGATCACCATCCATTGATTCGTAAGATGTATTACAAGAGTGCGAATAAATAA
- the PXL1 gene encoding Pxl1p: MSMSSPNLNSNSSSTYNTPQLGAGPGGAGSFPAIDPVEQSFQQLTNEKRGEPEEKEEEEDDDNYVPDLAPKTDLQSLQSGPVPTPAPATANKNDSVSFKPSDSISFEPNEALNKVLESAPQSVPGIFVTQEQEEQEQEQEQEQEQDTFSDSELPLEPEPGLQLGLKGEPEPEVASVNGHVTDQTLVESQSQSPALPRAASPLPHATITHVPHLPEHEGKLTAMEKLIAELDTVTLAREEEQLDIPTTSFMPQTVNKKSSAYMSRYEPQRIIIPDSPAAVGNSHMSIQSNSTPTFYKFRKDLGPLAPEMEEEQQHQEQELQQEPQQEHSSVPPPAKLKFPPGQGPCRHCNKEVLHKGIYSKHENELSGQWHRGCFKCIVCEKPFSKKVPCYILDDQPYCQLHFHESNNSICKVCDGFIEGECLENDKNERYHPSCLKCYICDHPITTDYYVYNHKHTICHNHDLAELHRSPNLRDLGRSNTLSKRRTRLINFG, encoded by the coding sequence ATGTCGATGAGCTCGCCCAATTTGAACAGCAACTCGTCGTCGACATACAATACGCCGCAATTGGGGGCTGGGCCCGGTGGGGCGGGCTCGTTTCCTGCAATTGATCCTGTCGAGCAGTCTTTCCAGCAGCTCACGAACGAGAAGCGTGGGGAGCCGgaggagaaggaagaggaagaggacGACGACAACTACGTGCCAGATCTGGCGCCCAAGACCGATCTGCAAAGCCTGCAAAGCGGGCCCGTACCTACGCCAGCACCAGCGACagcaaacaaaaacgaCAGCGTAAGCTTCAAGCCAAGCGACAGCATAAGTTTCGAGCCGAACGAGGCTCTGAACAAGGTGCTCGAATCTGCGCCTCAATCGGTACCGGGCATCTTCGTAACGCAGGAGCAGGAGgagcaagagcaagagcaagagcaagagcaagagCAAGATACCTTTTCGGACTCTGAGCTGCCGCTGGAACCGGAACCTGGGCTGCAACTGGGCTTGAAGGGCGAGCCTGAGCCAGAAGTGGCATCGGTTAatggtcacgtgactgaCCAGACGTTGGTCGAGTCCCAGTCCCAGTCCCCGGCCCTGCCCCGCGCCGCCTCGCCTCTGCCCCATGCCACCATCACGCACGTCCCACACCTGCCGGAGCACGAGGGCAAGCTCACCGCGATGGAAAAGCTCATTGCAGAGCTGGATACCGTGACGCTCGCCAGAGAAGAGGAACAGCTCGATATCCCCACCACCTCGTTCATGCCTCAGACCGTCAACAAGAAATCTAGCGCGTACATGTCGCGGTACGAGCCACAGAGAATAATCATACCAGACTCTCCCGCGGCGGTGGGAAACTCGCACATGTCGATACAAAGCAACTCGACCCCAACTTTCTACAAGTTCAGAAAGGACTTGGGTCCACTCGCGCCAGAAATGGAGGAGGAACAGCAGCACCAGGAGCAGGAACTACAGCAGGAACCACAACAGGAACACAGCTCCGTGCCTCCCCCAGCCAAGCTCAAATTCCCCCCAGGCCAGGGCCCTTGCAGACACTGCAACAAAGAGGTCCTCCACAAGGGCATCTACTCAAAACACGAAAACGAACTCTCCGGCCAATGGCATCGCGGATGCTTCAAGTGCATCGTATGCGAAAAACCCTTCTCCAAAAAAGTCCCCTGCTACATCCTCGACGACCAGCCCTACTGCCAGCTCCATTTCCACGAGTCAAACAACTCCATCTGCAAAGTCTGCGACGGCTTCATCGAGGGCGAGTGTCTCGAAAACGACAAGAACGAACGCTACCACCCTTCATGCCTCAAATGCTACATCTGCGACCACCCAATAACTACAGACTACTACGTATACAACCACAAGCACACCATATGCCACAACCACGACCTCGCAGAGCTCCACCGCTCCCCAAACCTCCGCGACCTCGGCAGATCAAACACCCTCTCcaagagaagaacaagaCTGATAAACTTCGGATAG
- the PAN6 gene encoding pantoate--beta-alanine ligase PAN6: MKTLNTVEEVRAWRKQNDVRNESVGFVPTMGCLHAGHASLVERSVRDNKFTVVSIFVNPSQFAPSEDLDKYPRTLEKDKQLLESLGVDAVFVPQAQDIYPRGIPLDVSKQTGPFISVLGLSEKLEGKTRPNFFRGVATVVGKLFNIVQPTKAYFGQKDYQQFVVLQTMVKELFFDIELVMMPIKRSDTGLALSSRNKYLSAESVAIASNIYKGLETGREVIQKGKQSPNSGDIITRDVVINAIQEVWEPFYKTKDFKLDYISVADAETLDEVETLSGCKANLVISCAVYVTDRVDSSVTVRLIDNVLVPAQ; encoded by the coding sequence ATGAAAACGCTAAATACGGTTGAAGAAGTGAGAGCATGGaggaaacaaaatgatGTCAGGAACGAGAGTGTTGGATTTGTTCCTACGATGGGCTGTCTTCATGCAGGCCATGCATCGTTAGTTGAGCGTTCGGTTAGAGATAACAAGTTCACTGTGGTTTCCATATTTGTTAATCCATCTCAGTTTGCTCCAAGTGAGGATTTGGATAAGTATCCGAGGACTTTAGAGAAGGATAAGCAATTATTAGAGAGTCTTGGAGTTGATGCGGTTTTTGTTCCACAAGCTCAAGATATTTACCCTCGTGGCATTCCTTTAGATGTTTCTAAGCAGACGGGGCCATTTATTAGTGTTTTGGGGTTGAGTGAGAAGCTTGAAGGGAAGACAAGGCCGAATTTCTTCCGTGGGGTAGCGACTGTGGTTGGGAAATTGTTCAACATTGTTCAGCCAACAAAGGCGTATTTCGGTCAGAAAGACTACCAGCAGTTTGTGGTTTTGCAGACTATGGTGAAGGAATTgttctttgatattgagTTAGTGATGATGCCAATCAAAAGATCAGATACTGGGTTGGCTCTAAGTAGCAGAAACAAGTATCTCAGTGCTGAATCTGTAGCAATTGCCAGTAATATCTACAAAGGGTTGGAAACTGGGAGGGAAGTTATCCAAAAGGGTAAACAGAGCCCCAATTCGGGCGATATCATTACTAGAGATGTGGTGATCAATGCTATTCAGGAAGTGTGGGAGCCGTTCTACAAGACAAAGGACTTCAAATTGGATTATATTTCTGTTGCAGATGCGGAAACTTTAGACGAAGTTGAAACACTTTCCGGTTGCAAAGCGAACCTGGTAATCAGCTGTGCTGTTTATGTCACTGATAGAGTTGATAGCAGCGTTACTGTGAGGTTGATTGACAATGTGCTTGTACCTGCGCAGTAG
- the NDC80 gene encoding kinetochore-associated Ndc80 complex subunit NDC80 → MEEIRTSGAMGTEDVLNSVNPYRYTSQIPNGKGNNNINAKINGNNTLTNMINRSIAKNMNQNGGNNGMRNSMRLSLRNSLPRSSIGPQLSQPTPQLNSTQNSTYHNTSRDPRPLRDKNFQNLLQHEIFSYLSDQKFDVETNHPISLKSLRQPTQKDFIYMFKWLYLRLDPGYVFTKSLEHEVYSILRTIHYPYLATINKSQISAVGGSNWPKFIGMLHWLVVINKKLDECLEHLDMSINNQVTQDITVLNQPLKTVEQQEKKQEKYELMVERLFIDYITESYKSFLRLEDDYEPYLHDLELTFQRFVHIIETDIAQLTSTNEQLSVECETIVAKNYDLKTIKEKNVALEHEYKRLSHSVQNTESKSKEWPEKLKELEAEIEKKKKDIRHVSTQIDDLNAILKKKNVSGEEIENKNRESDTISKNLDTVSSRLDQFTGLVRQQRLETESVYKNLQDTLKQYKSATEGLIIARKNVGDKIPESSIQLTLPSDLMSEEKIGLTVEELIGEGKSFTESAKKNLHKIAADIQERITSIQSENSKLQESLEDLRNEITVKNEELELLEQELSSVKTEHEEFRQESQSQLLSQNITIEKLERKIQNARVESQQKISKIERDAEQTKLELEELKIQQSRQRLELHNKIIDLIEYVSNFKIKTQSSLESLQNATTRELERLKNEP, encoded by the coding sequence ATGGAGGAAATAAGAACTTCTGGAGCGATGGGGACTGAAGATGTGTTGAATAGCGTTAATCCTTATCGCTATACTTCCCAGATCCCCAATGGCAAgggtaataataatataaatgCCAAGATAAATGGGAATAACACTTTAACTAATATGATTAACAGGAGTATAGCGAAAAATATGAACCAAAATGGAGGTAATAATGGGATGCGTAATTCTATGAGGCTGAGCTTGAGAAACTCGCTTCCACGTAGCTCTATTGGGCCACAACTTTCACAGCCAACTCCACAGCTAAACTCAACTCAAAATAGTACGTATCATAACACGTCGAGGGATCCAAGACCGTTGAGGGATAAGAATTTCCAGAACTTGTTACAACATGAAATATTCAGCTATCTTTCTGATCAGAAGTTTGACGTGGAAACCAACCATCCGATCTCGTTGAAATCCTTGAGACAGCCAACGCAAAAGGATTTCATCTATATGTTCAAATGGCTATATCTTAGGCTAGATCCTGGATATGTTTTCACGAAATCTTTGGAACATGAGGTGTACTCTATCTTAAGAACGATCCATTATCCATATTTGGCAACAATCAATAAGTCTCAGATATCTGCAGTTGGTGGATCCAACTGGCCAAAGTTTATTGGGATGCTACATTGGTTAGTTGTCATCAATAAGAAGTTGGATGAATGTTTGGAGCATTTGGACATGTCTATCAATAACCAGGTGACACAAGATATAACTGTGTTAAATCAGCCCTTGAAAACCGTGGAACAAcaggagaagaagcaagagAAGTATGAGCTTATGGTTGAAAGGCTCTTCATTGATTATATCACCGAGTCGTACAAGAGTTTTCTAAGGCTTGAAGATGACTATGAGCCATATTTACACGATCTGGAGCTTACTTTCCAGAGGTTTGTTCATATCATTGAAACCGACATTGCCCAGCTGACCTCTACTAATGAACAACTGTCTGTAGAGTGTGAAACAATAGTTGCGAAAAACTACGATCTGAAGACTAttaaagagaaaaatgtGGCTTTAGAACACGAGTACAAGAGGCTAAGTCATAGCGTCCAGAATACGGAAAGCAAGAGTAAGGAATGGCCCGAGAAGTTAAAAGAGCTAGAAGCCGAAAttgagaaaaagaagaaagatatcAGGCATGTGAGTACTCAAATAGATGATCTGAATGctatcttgaagaaaaaaaatgtgagcggagaagaaattgaaaacaagaatCGTGAGAGTGATACCATTTCGAAGAATTTAGACACCGTGTCTTCTAGACTAGACCAATTCACTGGATTAGTAAGGCAACAACGGCTCGAAACAGAATCTGTTTATAAAAACTTACAGGATACCCTAAAGCAGTACAAATCGGCCACGGAAGGTTTAATAATAGCAAGAAAGAATGTCGGCGATAAAATTCCGGAATCCTCTATCCAATTAACACTACCATCTGATCTAATGAGCGAAGAGAAAATTGGTCTGACTGTAGAGGAACTTATAGGTGAGGGGAAGTCCTTCACTGAGTCTGCCAAAAAGAATCTACACAAGATAGCAGCGGATATACAGGAAAGAATTACAAGTATACAAAGTGAAAACTCCAAGTTACAAGAGAGTCTGGAGGACCTAAGAAACGAAATAACAGTAaagaatgaagaacttgagCTTTTGGAGCAAGAATTATCGTCTGTGAAAACGGAACACGAAGAATTTAGACAGGAGTCACAAAGTCAATTACTTTCGCAGAATATAACGATTGAAAAACTTGAAAGGAAAATACAAAATGCTCGCGTTGAATCACAGCAAAAGATATCTAAGATTGAAAGAGATGCCGAACAAACAAAGCTGGAGCTCGAAGAGCTGAAAATACAACAGAGTAGACAACGTCTTGAACTCCACAATAAAATTATTGATCTTATTGAATACGTctccaatttcaaaataaaaacccAATCGTCTTTAGAAAGTCTGCAAAATGCAACTACTAGAGAACTCGAACGTCTCAAAAACGAACCATGA
- the LPX1 gene encoding triglyceride lipase, translated as MERVTKTIRAACPRSDYRSTLAGTDVLEVVYDVYVPRGGPLGEPYGASEAMGLPVVNIVFLHGTGMTRSIWEWYVEYLEAETRRGRWPFRLGKLITVDQVNHGDSGVVNRGKLGTTFHWVDGARDVVKICELELFGEGQQQQQQQQAYNSYNVLVGHSMGGHQALACGVLSPNMFQLIIGMEPVVKMVHKSGKGRPIESDIRLGPESIGSTMSLNYFKAISRKVEDTFDDKEGYIEFMRKRSFWTNADERILERFCEAEYYLEEVKQTDGIPASVRVKTKTAKDQHLISYLCLYPYTVWLMNNLQWIKTPVVCLVGAKSRWCPPENYQLFQERIRNYQRITIPDVDHLMNIENPDTIAPLLLSHIRNGVSNANRDQLHTNKDDFGPLYTKFKAESIGRSSQAHAKLSKL; from the coding sequence ATGGAGAGAGTGACTAAAACTATAAGGGCAGCGTGTCCTCGAAGCGACTACCGGAGCACTTTGGCCGGAACAGATGTCTTAGAGGTGGTTTACGATGTGTATGTGCCGCGTGGTGGTCCGTTGGGTGAGCCATATGGTGCCAGTGAAGCGATGGGCTTGCCGGTGGTGAATATTGTGTTTCTTCATGGGACAGGCATGACAAGAAGTATATGGGAATGGTACGTAGAGTATTTGGAAGCGGAAACGAGGCGAGGCAGGTGGCCGTTTCGGCTTGGGAAGTTAATTACGGTGGACCAGGTGAACCATGGGGACTCTGGAGTGGTTAATAGGGGCAAATTGGGGACCACTTTCCATTGGGTCGATGGGGCCAGAGATGTGGTGAAGATTTGCGAGTTGGAGTTGTTCGGTGAAgggcagcagcagcagcagcagcagcaagcTTATAACAGCTACAACGTGCTGGTTGGCCACTCGATGGGGGGCCATCAGGCACTAGCTTGTGGCGTGCTTTCGCCCAATATGTTCCAGTTGATCATTGGGATGGAGCCTGTGGTGAAGATGGTCCACAAGTCCGGGAAAGGTAGGCCCATCGAGTCAGATATACGTCTGGGCCCCGAGTCCATTGGGTCCACGATGAGTCTGAACTACTTCAAGGCAATTAGCCGTAAGGTGGAGGACACGTTTGACGACAAGGAAGGCTATATAGAGTTCATGCGCAAGCGCAGTTTCTGGACGAATGCTGATGAGCGCATTCTCGAGCGGTTTTGCGAAGCAGAGTACTATTTGGAGGAGGTAAAGCAGACCGATGGGATCCCTGCTAGTGTCCGTGTCAAGACGAAAACGGCAAAGGATCAGCACCTCATATCCTACCTGTGTCTCTATCCCTACACAGTATGGCTAATGAACAACTTGCAATGGATCAAGACTCCCGTAGTTTGCCTTGTCGGTGCGAAATCGCGATGGTGTCCACCAGAGAACTACCAGCTCTTCCAGGAACGCATCCGCAACTACCAGAGGATCACCATTCCCGACGTTGACCACTTGATGAACATCGAGAATCCAGACACCATTGCTCCCCTATTGCTCAGTCATATTCGCAACGGAGTCTCCAACGCAAACCGGGACCAATTGCACACCAACAAGGACGACTTCGGTCCGCTCTACACAAAGTTCAAGGCTGAATCCATCGGTAGGAGTTCCCAGGCCCATGCCAAGCTCAGCAAGTtgtaa
- the SRP40 gene encoding Srp40p — translation MSVKKASSKASVPKLSKKDEKKVKSREESSSDSDSSSGSGSSSSSSSESESSSSSESDSDSDSSSSSGSSSSSDSDSDSDSSSSSSSGSSSDSDSDSSSSSSSSSSESESDSDSEETTEKKEVKKEEKKEEKKDEESSSDSDSSSSSSSDSDSDSSSSSSSDSDSDSSSSSSSSSSSSSDSDSDSDSDSDSDSDSSSSSSSSSDSDSDSESSSSSSSDSDSDSDSDSSSSSSSSSDSDSDSDSDSDSSSDSDSDSDSDSDSSSSSSSSSDSSSDSDSDSDSEAAENSKKRTHDQQESPITSASSSNESSSSKESSPEEPPRKKKPIPAGKDEIKPGQRKHFSRIEREKIQFEDETLTDNTYKGAAGTWGEMANEKLSRVRGKDFVKNKNKMKRGSYRGGSITMATGSYKFTD, via the coding sequence ATGAGTGTAAAAAAAGCAAGTTCGAAGGCTTCAGTGCCCAAATTGAGCAAGAAGGAcgaaaagaaggtgaagagCAGAGAAGAGTCTAGctcagactcagactcTAGCTCGGGGTCTGGTTCTAGTTCTAGTTCTAGttctgaatctgaatctaGCTCCAGCTCAGAATCCGATTCCGATTCTGATTCTAGCTCTAGTTCTGGCTCTAGCTCGAGctcagactcagactcagactcagactcTAGCTCTAGCTCTAGCTCTGGCTCTAGTTCAGACTCGGACTCGGACTCTAGttccagctccagctccagctccagcgAATCAGAATCggattctgattctgagGAAACCactgaaaagaaggaagtgaagaaggaagagaagaaggaagagaagaaggacgAAGAGTCTAGCTCAGATTCTGACTCTAGCTCCAGTTCCAGCTCAGACTCGGATTCTGACTCTAGCTCCAGTTCCAGCTCAGACTCGGATTCTGACTCTAGCTCTAGCTCtagctccagctccagctccagctcaGACTCTGATTCCGActcagactcagactcagactcCGACTCAGATTCTAGCTCCAGCTCTAGCTCCAGTTCTGATTCCGACTCAGACTCCGAATCTAGCTCTAGCTCCAGCTCAGACTCAGATTCCGATTCCGACTCAGACTCTAGTTCCAGTTCCAGCTCCAGTTCTGATTCCGActcagactcagactcagactcagactcCAGctcagactcagactcagactcagactcagactcagattctagctccagctccagctccagctcgGACTCCAGCTCAGACTCTGACTCCGACTCCGATTCTGAGGCCGCAGAAAACTCCAAAAAGAGAACACACGACCAACAAGAGTCCCCAATAACTTCCGCCTCCTCCTCCAACGAatcctcctcctccaaGGAATCCTCCCCAGAAGAACcaccaagaaagaagaagcccATCCCAGCCGGCAAAGACGAAATCAAACCAGgccaaagaaaacactTCTCCAGAATCGAAAGGGAAAAAATCCAATTCGAAGACGAAACCCTAACCGACAACACCTACAAGGGCGCCGCAGGTACCTGGGGTGAAATGGCAAACGAAAAGTTGAGCCGAGTCAGAGGTAAGGACTTtgtcaaaaacaaaaacaaaatgaaGAGAGGCTCTTACAGAGGCGGTTCCATCACAATGGCCACCGGTTCCTACAAATTTACCGATTGA